Genomic DNA from Thermotoga petrophila RKU-1:
CTTAGTGATGGAAGAATAGACCACTCTGATGTCACGTGTTCTGTTCGTGTATGCCATGTAGAGGATTTCTTTCACCACATCGAAGTTCACGCTGCCCACACAGATGATGATCTTTCTGAGACCTTTTTTTATCAGAAACACTTCACAACCGCTCACTGTTTTATGAGAGATCTGGTATCCTCTGCCTTCGTAGTACCTTTTTACAGTTCGGCAAACAGTTTCAACATCGACTTTTTTCCTTTTCTCGATCAGGCTCAGGATGAAAACGATGAAAATAACGACTGCTGTGAGAACGATCCCGAGCATTTTCACCTTACCACCCCACCCAGAAATACATGATATCATTTGAAGATGGAGAAAGGAAGGTGAAAGGGTGCGCGTAGAAGAGGCAAAGTACCTCGCAAAAAAGATCATGATGGCCGGTGAGATACCGCTTCTGGTAGGACATTTCGGTGTGGGAAAAACGGATATCGCCAGAGACATAGCTGCGGAAACAGGAAGAGAACTGATCATCCTGGTTCTTTCTCAGATGGAACCGGGTGATTTGATAGGACTTCCCGCCCGCACAGAAGAGAAAACCGTCTTTTTAAAACCAGACTGGTGGCCCGAAAGCGACGATACGATTCTTTTTCTCGATGAGATAAACAGAGCCCATCGTTCTGTCAGAAACGCGATCATGCAGCTCCTTGTGGATAGAAGAATTCACAACCATATCTTGCCGGAAGGAACGTGGATCATGGCAGCCATGAACCCCCCGGAGGAAGAGTACGATCAGGCCGATCTCATCACAGATCCCGCGTTCATATCTCGATTCTTCATTCTGGAAGTGAACCCAGACGTTTCCGAGTGGCTGGAGTGGGCTGAGAAGAACAATGTATCGAAAGAAGTGAGAGACTTCATA
This window encodes:
- a CDS encoding AAA family ATPase, coding for MRVEEAKYLAKKIMMAGEIPLLVGHFGVGKTDIARDIAAETGRELIILVLSQMEPGDLIGLPARTEEKTVFLKPDWWPESDDTILFLDEINRAHRSVRNAIMQLLVDRRIHNHILPEGTWIMAAMNPPEEEYDQADLITDPAFISRFFILEVNPDVSEWLEWAEKNNVSKEVRDFIRDYPEFLFSERSLSLRTSLKPSPRSWYKLSNVLKTLTDDEKEKYGYVIAAGIVGPEAAKAFYDSFFQRVKIPSVESVLFDGKIENLEDIHAANTLVLRIVDFLSKVDVRTLERHLDDVSKNLVRLSEIMPRESFYGVLRFLVDEAQKEGEKSWIFDKILEKMLEREDMRKMVNEL